The bacterium genome includes the window TCATCCGCACCGCTCGCAGACCATAGGAGCGGGCGAGGACTGTCAGTTCGGTGAAAATGCGGTTGGCAACTTTACTGTCAGGAAACTGCTGTCCCCACTCACCAATCGATTTATTTAGTTGTTCGATCTGTCGTCTTGTTCCAACTATCGCCACTTTCTCACGTTCGAGTTGAGTGATGCGCTCTTCCTGCTGCACCATCGATGAGAGGAGCTGTGTTTTTTTGGAAAGCGACGGTGCCCAAAAAGCAAACCACCAAACGATCACTAATGCCACTGTCAATGCGACAATGCCAATGATACCTAACAGTGGATTCACATCGGTACGACGGGAGAGCAACATTAGTTCCCCAATCCCAGTTCCAACCGGAACCGCGCATTTGCATTCCGGTTTGTTACCGGTGTTAGTTCTATCACTTT containing:
- the pilO gene encoding type 4a pilus biogenesis protein PilO — encoded protein: MLLSRRTDVNPLLGIIGIVALTVALVIVWWFAFWAPSLSKKTQLLSSMVQQEERITQLEREKVAIVGTRRQIEQLNKSIGEWGQQFPDSKVANRIFTELTVLARSYGLRAVRMKPWLQPGETPHRSSGIVGGYLLERVPVTILLEGRYVGVSHFIERLPQLPYRVVLQEMKLKAAAGSSNVYVLLDLYLYFRKG